One genomic segment of Pseudomonas chlororaphis subsp. aurantiaca includes these proteins:
- a CDS encoding LysR family transcriptional regulator, translating to MHFDLADLRLFIHIAESPSLTQGAKRAFLSPAAASARIKALESQLETRLLYRDSRGVEVTPAGERLLQHARLIMRQVDYLKSEFTQYGGDSTGHMRIFANTTAVTEFLPEILAGFLSKRPGVTVDLQERLSRDIVRGVLDGTADMGIIAGPVEASGLQVLHFSTDHLVLILPVDHPLATQRAVTLEQTLAYQHIGLHEGSTLLSFLREHVERTGKQLSLRIQVSSFEAVCRMVEAGVGIGIIPESAAIRHSHTMQLVTVKLDEAWAVRERSIIVRELEALPGTVRALIATLMPKA from the coding sequence ATGCATTTCGATCTGGCCGACCTGCGCCTGTTTATCCATATCGCCGAATCGCCAAGCCTGACCCAGGGCGCCAAGCGCGCCTTTCTGTCGCCGGCGGCGGCCAGCGCGCGGATCAAGGCCCTGGAAAGCCAGCTCGAGACCCGCCTGCTGTACCGCGACAGTCGCGGCGTCGAAGTCACCCCGGCGGGCGAGCGCCTGTTACAGCATGCGCGGCTGATCATGCGCCAGGTGGACTACTTGAAAAGCGAGTTCACCCAATACGGCGGCGATTCCACCGGGCATATGCGCATCTTCGCCAACACCACGGCGGTGACCGAATTCCTGCCGGAGATCCTCGCCGGCTTTCTGTCGAAACGCCCGGGGGTCACGGTGGACCTGCAGGAGCGCCTGTCCCGGGACATCGTGCGTGGCGTGCTCGACGGCACCGCCGACATGGGCATCATCGCCGGCCCGGTGGAAGCCAGCGGCCTGCAGGTCCTGCACTTCAGCACCGACCACCTGGTGCTGATCCTGCCGGTCGACCACCCGCTGGCGACGCAGCGGGCGGTGACCCTGGAGCAGACCCTGGCCTACCAGCACATCGGCCTGCACGAAGGCAGCACCTTGCTGAGTTTTTTGCGCGAACACGTGGAGCGCACCGGCAAGCAACTGTCGCTGCGGATCCAGGTGTCGAGCTTCGAAGCGGTGTGCCGCATGGTCGAGGCCGGCGTCGGTATCGGCATCATTCCCGAGTCGGCCGCCATCCGGCACAGCCACACCATGCAGCTGGTGACGGTGAAACTCGACGAGGCCTGGGCGGTGCGCGAACGCAGCATCATCGTCCGCGAACTGGAGGCCCTGCCCGGCACCGTGCGGGCGCTGATCGCCACCTTGATGCCCAAGGCCTGA
- a CDS encoding FAS1-like dehydratase domain-containing protein, whose protein sequence is MSVTDPSAWIGRSQQARDLLSDNLLKRIAATFGEPVPAHGEALPPLWQWCFFQEPLAESALGGDGHPARGGFLPPAANRNRMWAGGRLEFLEPLRAGFAADCVSTISHVEEKTGRTGALLFVTVRHEYSQDGRLAIREEQDIVYREPTPPKQASGEPLIQGDWREPVEPSPTLLFRYSAVTFNGHRIHYDFPYVTETEGYPGLVVHGPLIATLSLRAFCRAHPGARLRRFAYRGLRPLIAPQPFEVGGRIVRPGVAELWAGNDAGLAQRGEVLFDPIPQQ, encoded by the coding sequence ATGAGCGTGACCGACCCCAGCGCCTGGATAGGCCGAAGCCAGCAAGCCCGAGACCTGCTCAGCGACAACCTGCTCAAGCGCATCGCCGCGACCTTTGGCGAACCCGTGCCGGCCCATGGCGAGGCCTTGCCGCCGCTGTGGCAATGGTGCTTTTTCCAGGAGCCGCTGGCCGAAAGCGCCCTGGGCGGCGACGGCCATCCGGCCCGTGGCGGCTTCCTGCCGCCGGCGGCCAATCGCAACCGCATGTGGGCCGGTGGCCGGCTGGAGTTCCTCGAGCCGTTGCGCGCCGGTTTCGCCGCGGACTGTGTGTCGACCATCAGCCATGTCGAGGAAAAGACCGGGCGCACCGGCGCGCTGCTGTTCGTCACGGTGCGCCATGAGTATTCCCAGGACGGGCGCCTGGCGATTCGCGAAGAGCAGGACATCGTCTACCGTGAGCCGACCCCGCCCAAGCAAGCCAGCGGCGAGCCACTGATCCAGGGCGACTGGCGCGAACCCGTCGAACCCAGCCCGACCTTGTTGTTCCGCTACAGCGCCGTGACCTTCAACGGCCATCGCATCCACTACGACTTTCCCTACGTCACCGAGACCGAAGGTTATCCGGGGCTGGTGGTGCACGGCCCGTTGATCGCCACCCTCAGCCTGCGGGCGTTCTGCCGTGCCCATCCCGGAGCCAGGTTGCGGCGCTTCGCCTATCGCGGCCTGCGGCCGTTGATTGCGCCGCAGCCGTTCGAGGTCGGCGGGCGCATCGTCCGCCCCGGCGTTGCCGAACTCTGGGCCGGCAACGACGCCGGCCTGGCCCAGCGCGGCGAAGTGCTGTTCGACCCGATCCCACAACAATAG
- a CDS encoding acyl-CoA dehydrogenase family protein translates to MNPNSNEELNAIREGVRALCADFPAEYWRRIDEKKGFPQAFVKAMTEAGWLSAMIPEQYGGSGLGLAEASVILEEVNRCGGNSGTVHGQMYNMFTLLRHGSEAQKSYYLPKLASGELRLQSMGVTEPTTGTDTTKIKTTAVRKGDKYVINGQKVWISRIQHSDLMILLARTTPLAEVKKKSEGMSIFLVDLREAIGHGLTVQPIANMVNHETNELFFDNLEIPADSLIGEEGKGFRYILDGLNAERTLIAAECIGDGRWFIEKASQYARDRVVFGRPIGQNQGVQFPIAEAHIEIEAADLMRWRACEEYDSGLNAGASANMAKYLAAKASWEAANACLQTHGGFGFANEYDVERKFRETRLYQVAPISTNLILSYVAEHLLELPRSF, encoded by the coding sequence ATGAACCCCAACAGCAATGAAGAATTGAATGCCATCCGTGAAGGCGTGCGGGCCCTGTGCGCGGACTTTCCCGCCGAATACTGGCGCCGGATCGACGAGAAAAAGGGCTTCCCGCAAGCCTTTGTCAAAGCCATGACAGAAGCCGGCTGGCTCTCGGCGATGATCCCCGAGCAGTACGGCGGTTCGGGCCTGGGCCTGGCCGAAGCCTCGGTGATCCTCGAAGAAGTGAACCGCTGCGGCGGCAACTCCGGCACCGTGCACGGGCAGATGTACAACATGTTCACCCTGCTGCGGCACGGCAGCGAGGCGCAAAAAAGCTACTACCTGCCCAAGCTCGCCAGCGGCGAACTGCGCCTGCAATCGATGGGCGTCACCGAGCCCACCACCGGCACCGACACCACCAAGATCAAGACCACCGCCGTACGCAAGGGTGACAAGTACGTGATCAACGGGCAGAAGGTGTGGATCTCGCGCATCCAGCATTCCGACCTGATGATCCTGCTGGCGCGCACCACGCCGCTGGCCGAGGTCAAGAAAAAATCCGAAGGCATGTCGATCTTCCTGGTCGACCTGCGCGAGGCCATCGGCCACGGCCTGACCGTGCAGCCGATCGCCAACATGGTCAACCACGAGACCAACGAGCTGTTCTTCGACAACCTGGAGATCCCCGCCGACAGCCTGATCGGTGAGGAAGGCAAGGGGTTCCGCTACATCCTCGACGGCCTCAACGCCGAACGCACCCTGATCGCCGCCGAGTGCATCGGCGATGGCCGCTGGTTTATCGAGAAGGCCAGCCAGTACGCCCGCGACCGCGTGGTGTTCGGCCGGCCGATCGGGCAGAACCAGGGCGTGCAGTTCCCCATCGCCGAAGCCCATATCGAGATCGAGGCCGCCGATCTGATGCGCTGGCGCGCCTGCGAGGAATATGACAGCGGCCTGAACGCCGGAGCCAGCGCCAACATGGCCAAGTACCTGGCGGCCAAGGCTTCGTGGGAGGCGGCCAACGCCTGCCTGCAGACCCACGGCGGTTTCGGCTTCGCCAATGAGTACGACGTCGAGCGCAAATTCCGCGAGACCCGCCTGTACCAGGTGGCGCCGATCTCCACCAACCTGATCCTGTCCTATGTGGCCGAGCACCTGCTCGAACTGCCGCGCAGTTTCTGA
- a CDS encoding MmgE/PrpD family protein, whose protein sequence is MSHTQALAGFLAGLSYQQLPDSVLARTEELFLDWLGSALASQGAHPIPLFERYARHMGPADGPARILVNGRGSSAYFAALVNAASSHLVEQDDLHNSSVLHPATVVFPAALAAAQDLGKSGRELLLAAVAGYEAGIRIGEFMGRSHYRIFHTTATVGTLAAAVAVGKLMDFDQAQFIDLLGSAGTQAAGFWEFLRDAADSKQLHTAKAAADGLLAAYLTRDGLTGARNILEGEQGMAAGMSWDAEPSRLSDRLGSRWALLETSFKLHAACRHTHPAADALLALMQREGLSHGQIARVETRVHQGAIDVLGRVSVPQTVHQAKFSMGTVLGLIAVHGKAGLPEFHELALNDPAVAAFRDKVSMVLDPEVDRAYPQRWLGRVLVTTVDGRTLHGVIDEPKGDPGNGLSRAELADKFQRLLRFSGARTAEQGAALIRQAWNLRDTAQLNELL, encoded by the coding sequence ATGAGCCATACCCAAGCCTTGGCCGGGTTCCTTGCCGGCCTGAGTTACCAGCAGCTACCCGACAGCGTGCTGGCGCGCACCGAGGAGCTGTTCCTCGACTGGCTCGGCTCCGCCCTGGCCAGCCAGGGCGCGCATCCGATTCCGTTGTTCGAGCGTTACGCCCGGCATATGGGGCCGGCCGATGGCCCGGCGCGGATCCTGGTCAACGGTCGCGGCAGCTCGGCCTATTTCGCCGCCCTGGTGAACGCCGCGTCCTCCCATCTGGTGGAGCAGGACGACCTGCACAACAGCTCGGTGTTGCACCCGGCCACCGTGGTGTTCCCGGCGGCCCTGGCGGCGGCCCAGGACCTGGGCAAGTCCGGTCGCGAGCTGCTGTTGGCGGCGGTGGCCGGTTACGAGGCGGGGATTCGCATCGGCGAGTTCATGGGCCGTTCCCATTACCGGATCTTCCACACCACGGCCACCGTCGGCACCCTCGCCGCGGCGGTGGCGGTGGGCAAGCTGATGGACTTCGACCAGGCACAGTTCATCGACCTGCTGGGCAGCGCCGGAACCCAGGCCGCCGGGTTCTGGGAGTTTTTGCGCGACGCCGCGGACTCCAAGCAACTGCACACGGCCAAGGCCGCGGCCGACGGGCTGCTCGCCGCCTACCTGACCCGCGACGGGCTGACCGGCGCGCGCAATATTCTCGAAGGCGAGCAGGGCATGGCCGCGGGCATGTCCTGGGATGCCGAGCCGAGCAGGCTGTCCGATCGGCTCGGTTCGCGTTGGGCCTTGCTGGAAACCTCGTTCAAGCTCCACGCCGCCTGCCGCCATACCCACCCGGCCGCCGATGCCTTGCTGGCGCTGATGCAGCGCGAAGGCCTGAGCCACGGGCAGATCGCCCGGGTGGAAACCCGCGTGCACCAGGGTGCCATCGATGTGCTGGGGCGGGTGAGCGTGCCGCAGACCGTGCACCAGGCTAAGTTTTCCATGGGCACCGTGCTCGGCCTGATCGCCGTGCATGGCAAGGCCGGGCTGCCGGAGTTCCATGAGCTGGCGCTGAACGATCCGGCGGTGGCGGCGTTTCGCGACAAGGTGTCGATGGTCCTCGACCCCGAGGTCGACCGCGCCTACCCGCAACGCTGGCTTGGCCGGGTGCTGGTCACCACTGTCGACGGCCGCACCCTGCATGGCGTCATCGACGAGCCCAAGGGCGATCCGGGCAATGGCCTGTCGCGGGCGGAGCTTGCGGACAAGTTCCAGCGCCTGTTGCGCTTCTCCGGCGCCCGCACGGCGGAGCAGGGCGCGGCCCTGATCCGCCAGGCGTGGAACCTGCGCGACACCGCGCAACTGAACGAATTGCTCTGA
- a CDS encoding CaiB/BaiF CoA transferase family protein produces MTSTTAQPRPLDGITVVSLEHAIAAPFCTRQLADLGARVIKVERPGSGDFARGYDERVRGLASHFVWTNRSKESLTLDLKQDAAGDILQRLLAQADVLVQNLAPGAAARMGLSFEALHERFPRLIVCDISGYGEGGPYEKKKAYDLLIQSEGGFLSVTGGPGEEQLAKAGCSIADIAAGMYAYSGILSALLLRGRTGQGSRIDVSMLESLVEWMGYPMYYAFDGAPPPPRAGAAHSTIYPYGPFPAGDGGTVMLGLQNEREWAAFCDKVLLLPELAGDERFSANFKRSANREALRQIIVDSFARLTVEEVIERLEQAQIASARVNDMQGVWQHPQLKARDGWREVDSPAGKLPSLLPPARNAAFEPRMDGVPALGQHSGAILAELGLSTEAIEQLQANGVI; encoded by the coding sequence ATGACAAGCACTACCGCACAACCCCGGCCGCTGGACGGCATCACCGTGGTCAGCCTGGAACACGCCATCGCCGCGCCGTTCTGTACCCGCCAACTGGCCGACCTGGGCGCCCGGGTGATCAAGGTCGAACGCCCTGGCAGCGGCGATTTTGCCCGTGGCTACGACGAGCGCGTGCGCGGCCTGGCCTCGCATTTCGTCTGGACCAACCGCTCCAAGGAAAGCCTGACCCTGGACCTCAAGCAGGACGCCGCCGGCGACATTCTTCAACGCCTGCTGGCCCAGGCCGACGTGCTGGTGCAGAACCTCGCGCCGGGCGCGGCGGCGCGCATGGGCCTGTCGTTCGAGGCGCTGCACGAACGTTTTCCGCGGCTGATCGTCTGCGACATTTCCGGTTATGGCGAGGGCGGCCCCTATGAGAAGAAAAAGGCCTACGACCTGCTGATCCAGAGCGAGGGCGGGTTCCTGTCGGTGACCGGCGGCCCGGGCGAGGAGCAACTGGCCAAGGCCGGCTGCTCGATCGCCGACATCGCCGCCGGCATGTACGCCTACAGCGGCATCCTCTCGGCGCTGTTGCTACGCGGCAGGACCGGGCAGGGCAGCCGCATCGACGTGAGCATGCTGGAAAGCCTGGTGGAGTGGATGGGCTACCCGATGTACTACGCCTTCGACGGCGCACCGCCACCGCCACGGGCTGGCGCGGCGCACTCGACCATCTACCCCTACGGGCCGTTTCCGGCGGGGGACGGCGGCACTGTGATGCTCGGCTTGCAGAACGAGCGCGAATGGGCGGCGTTCTGCGACAAGGTGCTGTTGCTACCGGAGCTGGCCGGCGACGAGCGCTTCTCGGCCAACTTCAAGCGTTCGGCCAATCGCGAGGCGCTGCGCCAGATCATTGTCGACAGCTTCGCCCGGCTGACGGTGGAGGAGGTGATCGAGCGGCTGGAGCAGGCGCAGATCGCCAGCGCCCGGGTCAACGACATGCAGGGCGTGTGGCAGCACCCGCAACTCAAGGCCCGCGACGGCTGGCGCGAGGTGGACAGCCCGGCCGGCAAGCTGCCGTCGTTGCTGCCGCCGGCGCGCAATGCCGCGTTCGAACCACGCATGGATGGCGTCCCGGCGCTGGGCCAGCACAGCGGCGCGATCCTCGCCGAACTGGGCCTGTCCACCGAGGCCATCGAACAGCTGCAGGCCAACGGCGTGATCTGA
- a CDS encoding HpcH/HpaI aldolase/citrate lyase family protein, giving the protein MSNPIVRSALFVPGSRPERFGKALASGADAVIVDFEDAVEEPLKRQARDNLEQFLNTQPQVRLWVRVNAPEHAEHAADLAFCKRHAGVVGILLPKVESAAQVATVAATGKQIWPIIESARGLLALAEIARAAAVQRLSFGGLDLALDLNLCSGSVAAQFALDQARLALILHSRAAGLVAPLDGVHPAIDDPQGLRGSIRHAYEMGFGGALCIHPKQVPVIHQALAPSAEDLAWAQRVVDAGSHGAGAYQIDGQMVDAPVLLRAQRLLALAS; this is encoded by the coding sequence ATGTCCAACCCTATTGTCCGCTCTGCCTTGTTCGTGCCGGGCAGCCGTCCCGAGCGTTTCGGCAAGGCCCTGGCCAGCGGCGCCGATGCGGTGATCGTCGATTTCGAGGACGCCGTGGAGGAGCCGCTCAAGCGCCAGGCCCGGGACAACCTCGAGCAGTTCCTGAACACCCAGCCCCAGGTCAGGCTGTGGGTGCGGGTCAATGCCCCGGAACATGCCGAGCATGCCGCCGACCTGGCGTTCTGCAAGCGTCACGCCGGGGTCGTCGGCATCCTGCTGCCCAAGGTCGAAAGCGCCGCCCAGGTGGCGACCGTGGCGGCCACCGGCAAGCAGATCTGGCCGATCATCGAAAGCGCGCGCGGGCTGTTGGCCCTGGCGGAGATCGCCCGGGCCGCGGCGGTGCAGCGCCTGTCTTTCGGCGGCCTGGACCTGGCGCTGGACCTCAACCTGTGCAGCGGTTCGGTGGCGGCGCAGTTCGCCCTGGACCAGGCGCGGCTGGCGCTGATCCTGCATTCGCGCGCCGCCGGGTTGGTCGCGCCGCTGGATGGCGTGCACCCGGCCATCGACGATCCGCAAGGTTTGCGCGGCTCCATCCGCCACGCCTACGAAATGGGCTTCGGCGGCGCCTTGTGCATCCACCCGAAACAGGTGCCGGTGATCCACCAGGCCCTGGCCCCCAGCGCCGAGGACCTGGCCTGGGCGCAACGGGTGGTGGACGCCGGCAGCCACGGCGCCGGCGCCTACCAGATCGACGGCCAGATGGTCGAC